The Streptobacillus canis genome window below encodes:
- the gnpA gene encoding 1,3-beta-galactosyl-N-acetylhexosamine phosphorylase — translation MSRVTLPIEKGCEELVLELIKLWGADAIRNSDGTKLNEFFENLDAKVYSTYFPAREDQEWPRNNPDEIQHQALISERYTAFEETLEIDPMAGYYKEQLELDPETVDYWQVFDRTTGELVAKENWTFDGNVVKINKVTKFHEYTVNFFSKQVWDTTHMYNHMTNNWTTDKSIPYDVVFEKTREHMYKHLREWCERNTNINVVRFTTFFYHFTIMYNQHAMQKFGDWFGYSASVSPKMFEKFKEEKGYEITLEDIIDKGYYNNQFRNPSKVFLDYIDFMQRFVSTIAKVCVDIVHEYGKEAIMFVGDNWVGTEPFGPYFKDMGLDGVAGSAECGVDIRMVADMENIRIKEIRFLPYLFPDTFYEGNTPHLEWEYNWMRSRRAILTKKVDRMGFGGYLSLAAKFPEFVDGVTRSTNEFREIHDKTPNEECIKPNYKVGILNSWGKIKSWQANRTGHASGVKENVSYIGVLEALSGLPYNLEFINFEDIKNPEKLNEFKVIINVGEANTSFSGGDKWKDQEVLSAIREFVAKGNSFIGVGDPSATCGNGTYFQLQDVLGVDKEVGNTLQFSRYMKEIDKKHLAFNEIQGTINVGNRHKYIYSTNENLEILQLNKEFGVEASINSYGKGKGVYLQGLPYSIENTRFLYNILRYVTNDLDKKYVSDNIYVEAYEFMNYIAVVNNSAEKVQTNITGLGNVELEKYELKWIMK, via the coding sequence ATGAGCAGAGTTACATTACCTATTGAAAAAGGGTGTGAAGAATTAGTTTTAGAACTAATCAAACTTTGGGGTGCTGATGCTATTAGAAATAGTGACGGTACAAAATTAAATGAATTCTTTGAAAATCTTGACGCAAAAGTATATTCTACATACTTCCCTGCTAGAGAAGATCAAGAGTGGCCAAGAAATAATCCTGATGAAATACAACATCAAGCATTAATCTCTGAAAGATATACTGCTTTTGAAGAAACATTAGAGATAGATCCTATGGCAGGATATTATAAAGAACAATTAGAACTTGATCCAGAAACAGTTGATTATTGGCAAGTTTTTGATAGAACAACAGGTGAACTTGTTGCTAAAGAAAACTGGACTTTTGATGGTAATGTAGTAAAAATTAATAAAGTTACAAAATTCCATGAATATACAGTAAACTTTTTCTCAAAACAAGTTTGGGATACAACACATATGTACAATCATATGACTAATAACTGGACTACAGATAAGTCTATTCCATATGATGTAGTTTTTGAAAAAACTAGAGAACATATGTACAAACATTTAAGAGAATGGTGTGAAAGAAATACTAATATTAATGTTGTTAGATTTACAACTTTCTTCTATCACTTTACTATTATGTATAACCAACATGCTATGCAAAAATTTGGAGATTGGTTCGGGTATTCTGCATCAGTTTCACCAAAAATGTTTGAAAAATTTAAAGAAGAAAAAGGTTATGAAATTACACTTGAAGATATCATAGATAAAGGATATTACAATAACCAATTTAGAAATCCAAGCAAAGTATTCCTAGATTATATAGACTTCATGCAAAGATTTGTTTCTACTATAGCTAAAGTATGTGTAGATATAGTTCATGAATATGGTAAAGAGGCAATAATGTTTGTTGGAGATAACTGGGTTGGAACTGAGCCATTTGGTCCATACTTTAAAGATATGGGACTTGACGGTGTTGCAGGATCAGCTGAATGTGGTGTAGATATACGTATGGTAGCTGATATGGAAAATATCAGAATAAAAGAAATTAGATTCCTTCCATACTTATTCCCAGATACTTTCTATGAAGGAAATACTCCTCACTTAGAATGGGAATACAATTGGATGAGATCAAGAAGAGCTATTTTAACTAAAAAAGTTGATAGAATGGGATTCGGAGGTTATTTATCTCTTGCAGCTAAATTCCCTGAATTTGTTGATGGTGTAACAAGATCAACTAATGAATTTAGAGAAATACATGATAAAACACCTAATGAAGAATGTATTAAACCTAACTACAAAGTTGGTATATTAAATTCTTGGGGTAAAATCAAATCATGGCAAGCTAACAGAACTGGACATGCTTCAGGAGTTAAAGAAAATGTTTCTTACATAGGTGTACTTGAAGCATTATCTGGATTACCATACAACTTAGAATTTATTAATTTTGAAGATATTAAAAACCCTGAAAAATTAAATGAATTCAAAGTAATCATCAACGTTGGAGAAGCTAATACTTCTTTCTCTGGTGGAGACAAATGGAAAGATCAAGAAGTTCTTAGTGCAATAAGAGAATTTGTTGCAAAAGGAAATAGTTTTATTGGAGTTGGAGATCCATCTGCAACATGCGGAAATGGTACATATTTCCAATTACAAGACGTACTTGGAGTTGACAAAGAAGTTGGAAACACATTACAATTTTCAAGATATATGAAAGAAATTGATAAAAAACATCTTGCTTTTAATGAAATTCAAGGTACAATTAATGTAGGTAATAGACATAAATATATATACTCAACTAATGAGAACTTAGAAATATTACAACTTAACAAAGAATTTGGTGTTGAAGCTAGTATCAATTCTTATGGTAAAGGTAAAGGAGTTTACTTACAAGGTTTACCTTACAGCATAGAAAATACTCGTTTCTTATACAATATCTTAAGATATGTAACTAATGACCTTGATAAGAAATATGTAAGTGACAACATTTACGTTGAAGCATATGAATTTATGAATTACATAGCTGTTGTTAACAATAGCGCAGAAAAAGTTCAAACTAATATAACAGGGTTAGGCAATGTTGAATTAGAAAAATATGAACTAAAATGGATAATGAAATAA
- a CDS encoding carbohydrate ABC transporter permease yields MKKGKNYSRNLFIFFSLAPAMILYIMFRIIPTLQVFRMSLFRTSALSRNPQFVGLKNFSILFNDPKFIKTFQNTILLIVVVTIVTLAVAVIFAAILATEKIKGANLFRIIFYIPNILSIVVVSGIFAAIYDPGRGLIDSILIMFRIKPPQFGWLGDQSIVIYSIAFALIWQAIGYYMVMYMAAMSAIPESLYEAADIDGAGKITKFFSITLPLVWLNIRATLAFFIISTINLSFLLVVPLTGGGPDGATEVFLSYMYSQAYTNQSYGYGMAIGVVVFLFSFALSGIINVVTNREILQY; encoded by the coding sequence ATGAAAAAAGGTAAAAATTATTCAAGAAACTTATTTATATTCTTTTCATTAGCTCCTGCTATGATCTTATATATTATGTTTAGAATTATTCCTACATTACAAGTATTTAGAATGTCTTTATTTAGAACTAGTGCATTATCTAGAAATCCACAATTTGTTGGATTAAAGAATTTCTCTATTTTATTTAATGATCCTAAGTTCATTAAAACATTCCAAAATACTATTTTATTAATAGTTGTTGTTACAATAGTTACACTTGCAGTTGCAGTTATTTTCGCTGCTATACTTGCAACAGAGAAAATTAAAGGCGCAAATCTATTTAGGATAATTTTCTACATTCCTAATATATTATCTATAGTAGTAGTATCAGGAATATTTGCAGCTATATATGATCCAGGACGTGGTTTAATAGATAGTATATTAATAATGTTCAGGATTAAGCCTCCTCAGTTTGGATGGCTTGGTGACCAAAGTATAGTAATTTACTCTATAGCTTTTGCATTAATTTGGCAAGCGATTGGTTACTACATGGTTATGTACATGGCAGCAATGTCAGCAATACCTGAAAGCCTTTATGAGGCAGCCGATATAGATGGTGCAGGTAAAATCACTAAATTCTTTAGTATTACTTTACCACTAGTTTGGCTAAATATTAGAGCTACTTTAGCATTTTTTATAATCAGTACAATAAACTTAAGTTTCCTATTAGTAGTACCTCTAACAGGTGGAGGGCCAGATGGAGCAACAGAAGTATTCTTAAGCTACATGTACTCTCAAGCATATACTAACCAAAGTTATGGATATGGTATGGCTATAGGGGTTGTAGTATTCTTATTCTCATTTGCACTATCAGGAATTATTAACGTAGTAACTAATAGAGAAATATTACAATATTAA
- a CDS encoding SIS domain-containing protein yields the protein MNKKRGENMYYLGICENVLAETNSFNTAKEIHTQTEIWTKAVDYYEANKEKIEAFLEKVGKDAQVIFTGAGTSEYVGNILAPMLNSMQEGDFRSIATTDIVNNPLHYLKKDKKVLLVSFARSGNSPESVATINLANQLVKEVYHLFITCNPEGELAQMATTPEYVNNTLVLMMPEGSNDKGFAMTSSFSSMLMTAMLVFYNKTSAANMREVIALVEKERDAKLETIKAIANEDQDRIIVLGDGPFKGLAEELTLKVMELTAGKVVAKSDTTLGFRHGPKSIINKNTIVFLLLSSEAHSRKYALDILTEMKSEDVANNIVTYSLKDCDCVKEASKVVVSPAVEINLEKAIFTYLIYGQMYAFFKSQHFNLTTDNPFPSGEVNRVVKKFQIYEF from the coding sequence GTGAATAAAAAAAGAGGTGAAAATATGTATTATTTAGGAATCTGTGAAAACGTATTAGCAGAAACAAATTCATTTAATACTGCAAAAGAAATCCATACTCAAACAGAAATATGGACTAAAGCAGTTGATTATTATGAAGCAAACAAAGAAAAAATTGAAGCATTTTTAGAAAAAGTAGGTAAAGATGCACAAGTAATATTTACAGGTGCTGGAACTTCAGAATATGTAGGAAACATTTTAGCTCCTATGTTAAATTCTATGCAAGAAGGAGATTTTAGATCTATAGCTACTACAGATATAGTTAATAATCCTCTTCACTATTTAAAGAAAGATAAAAAAGTTTTACTAGTATCTTTCGCTAGATCTGGAAATTCACCAGAATCAGTTGCAACAATTAACCTTGCAAACCAATTAGTTAAAGAAGTATATCACTTATTCATTACATGTAACCCTGAAGGAGAATTAGCTCAAATGGCTACTACTCCAGAATATGTAAATAATACATTAGTATTAATGATGCCTGAAGGAAGTAATGATAAAGGATTTGCAATGACTTCAAGTTTCTCAAGTATGTTAATGACAGCTATGCTTGTATTCTACAACAAAACAAGTGCTGCTAACATGAGGGAAGTTATAGCTCTTGTTGAAAAAGAAAGAGATGCTAAACTTGAAACTATCAAAGCAATTGCAAATGAAGATCAAGATAGAATTATAGTTCTTGGAGATGGTCCTTTCAAAGGATTAGCTGAAGAATTAACATTAAAAGTAATGGAACTTACAGCTGGTAAAGTTGTTGCTAAAAGTGACACTACTTTAGGATTTAGACATGGTCCTAAATCAATAATAAACAAAAATACTATAGTATTCTTATTACTATCTAGTGAAGCTCATTCAAGAAAATATGCATTAGATATTTTAACTGAAATGAAATCTGAAGATGTAGCTAACAACATTGTTACATATTCATTAAAAGACTGTGACTGTGTTAAAGAAGCAAGTAAAGTTGTAGTAAGTCCTGCAGTTGAAATCAACTTAGAAAAAGCAATATTCACTTACTTAATTTACGGACAAATGTACGCATTCTTTAAATCACAACACTTTAACTTAACTACAGATAATCCTTTCCCAAGTGGAGAAGTTAACAGAGTAGTTAAAAAATTCCAAATATATGAATTCTAG
- a CDS encoding carbohydrate ABC transporter substrate-binding protein produces MKKFFKLALAAFLTIFTVASCGAKAEEKPAEGEKVTLKFAAIESAYGDQMWPAIIEAYKQVNPNVEIELTQSKDIESTLPGLFQAEDYPDVVMLALSRKAGIPENFVKEKALADLTSVLDMTVPGETGTVRSKLTDGAVGNNQTDPYLDGKTYLMPMFNSPTGLFFNKGLFEEKGWAVPTTWDEMLALAETAKAEGISLLTYPTTGYLDSFLPPILAAKGGTEFLNKAMSFEEGVWNSAEMTDVFKLLGQVAQYVHPTTVANANGEGFTKNQQLVIDNQALFMPNGTWIVGEMAATTPEGFKWGMTAYPAFEKDGKQYALNFFEHIWVPAAAKNVDAAKEFIAFLYSDIAAKIFAEKGAVQPITNFPFDMLSAENQVFYEAFKNGANPLAGGFAATTPVEGVDVKGTVYDTINSVVNGTKTVEEWQADVVKMADTLRPNVIK; encoded by the coding sequence ATGAAAAAATTCTTTAAATTAGCACTTGCTGCTTTTTTAACAATTTTTACAGTAGCTTCTTGTGGAGCTAAAGCTGAAGAAAAACCTGCGGAAGGAGAAAAAGTTACTTTAAAATTCGCTGCAATCGAAAGTGCTTATGGTGATCAAATGTGGCCAGCAATAATCGAAGCATACAAACAAGTTAACCCAAATGTTGAAATCGAATTAACTCAATCTAAAGACATCGAATCAACATTACCTGGATTATTCCAAGCTGAAGACTATCCAGATGTAGTTATGTTAGCTTTAAGTAGAAAAGCAGGAATACCTGAAAACTTCGTTAAAGAAAAAGCATTAGCTGATTTAACATCAGTTCTTGATATGACAGTACCTGGTGAAACTGGAACTGTTAGATCTAAATTAACAGATGGTGCAGTAGGAAACAACCAAACTGACCCTTACTTAGATGGAAAAACTTATTTAATGCCTATGTTTAACTCTCCAACTGGATTATTCTTCAACAAAGGATTATTCGAAGAAAAAGGATGGGCAGTGCCTACAACTTGGGATGAAATGTTAGCTCTTGCTGAAACAGCTAAAGCTGAAGGAATTTCATTATTAACTTACCCAACTACAGGATACTTAGATTCATTCTTACCACCAATCTTAGCAGCTAAAGGTGGAACTGAATTCTTAAACAAAGCAATGAGCTTTGAAGAAGGTGTATGGAACTCTGCTGAAATGACAGATGTATTCAAATTATTAGGGCAAGTTGCTCAATATGTTCACCCAACTACAGTTGCAAATGCTAACGGTGAAGGATTTACTAAAAACCAACAATTAGTTATTGATAACCAAGCTTTATTCATGCCTAATGGTACATGGATAGTTGGAGAAATGGCTGCAACAACTCCTGAAGGATTCAAATGGGGAATGACAGCTTATCCAGCATTCGAAAAAGATGGAAAACAATATGCATTAAACTTCTTTGAACACATTTGGGTTCCTGCAGCAGCTAAAAACGTTGACGCAGCTAAAGAATTTATCGCATTCTTATATTCAGATATAGCAGCTAAAATCTTTGCTGAAAAAGGTGCAGTACAACCAATTACTAACTTCCCATTCGATATGCTAAGTGCTGAAAACCAAGTATTCTACGAAGCATTCAAAAATGGAGCTAACCCTCTAGCAGGTGGATTTGCTGCAACTACTCCAGTTGAAGGTGTAGATGTTAAAGGAACTGTTTACGATACAATTAACTCTGTAGTAAATGGAACTAAGACTGTTGAAGAGTGGCAAGCAGATGTAGTTAAAATGGCTGACACTTTAAGACCTAATGTAATTAAATAA